From a region of the Alnus glutinosa chromosome 1, dhAlnGlut1.1, whole genome shotgun sequence genome:
- the LOC133852544 gene encoding zinc finger protein CONSTANS-LIKE 10, which produces MEKICEFCTALRPVVYCKADAAHLCLSCDAKVHSANALSSRHLRSILCDLCRYRPAYVHCTDHRLFMCRSCDQSQHDGSYQHQKQVISSYVGCPSAKDFAALWGFELNEAGSSACQDQLVSTSRGSGDSSIVNLDIPRQSSSQSGGPSVSSRLNCATLASSAGSNVGSSRQSRKIHKGRQQHTSYILQQILDLKRLRITDESNLSPLICDQEQLDISSSIHAPEKFDEHIDQHLQHSQDLSIDLQQMDDSLQELKADTLPFTFSQQEHLPSSSNIGLPLHGESFWQCKSPVQSSQLWSQIMQDLGVCEELVCDDDFNIPDVDLTFQNVEELFGGDQDPIRAMLDDKDGTCSYIKKDLSHDTSDNGHASAMEDASAASSVYITRSAHMDRDIGPSNQVHNLPGSADCPRPIRPSYSTLSFSLSRFSAESSGTDCLDGGISPYITGGEPSYNSPYLEGAHLEAREIAMMRYKEKKKSRLHENKIRYPSRKARADIRKRVKGRFVKKENYDSDSIDVTRSY; this is translated from the exons ATGGAAAAAATTTGTGAATTCTGCACAGCATTGAGGCCAGTTGTATATTGTAAGGCCGATGCAGCACATCTTTGCCTTTCCTGCGATGCAAAGGTCCATTCAGCCAATGCACTTTCCAGCCGGCATCTGCGAAGCATCCTATGTGACTTGTGCAGATACCGCCCAGCTTATGTTCATTGTACAGATCACCGATTGTTCATGTGTCGCAGCTGTGACCAAAGCCAGCATGATGGCTCTTACCAGCATCAGAAACAGGTAATCAGCAGCTATGTGGGATGCCCTTCTGCTAAGGATTTTGCAGCGTTGTGGGGTTTTGAACTAAATGAGGCAGGCAGTAGTGCTTGTCAAGATCAGCTTGTGTCAACTTCACGTGGTTCTGGGGATTCCAGCATTGTAAATTTGGATATTCCAAGACAATCTAGCTCACAAAGTGGAGGCCCTTCAGTTTCATCTAGATTGAATTGTGCAACCCTAGCCTCCAGTGCGGGATCCAATGTGGGATCAAGCCGTCAATCAAGGAAG ATACATAAAGGTAGACAGCAGCACACTAGCTATATTCTTCAACAGATTCTTGACTTGAAAAGGCTTCGGATCACTGATGAGTCTAACCTTTCGCCTTTGATATGTGACCAAGAACAACTTGACATATCTTCTTCAATACACGCTCCAGAGAAGTTCGATGAACATATTGATCAGCATTTGCAACATTCCCAGGATCTTAGCATTGATCTTCAACAAATGGACGATTCACTTCAGGAGCTGAAAGCAGACACTTTGCCATTCACATTTTCTCAACAGGAGCATTTGCCTTCATCTTCAAATATTGGGCTTCCTTTGCATGGAGAATCCTTCTGGCAATGCAAAAGTCCAGTTCAAAGTAGTCAG TTGTGGTCTCAAATTATGCAAGACCTCGGGGTTTGTGAAGAACTTGTTTGTGATGATGATTTCAACATACCTGATGTTGATTTAACATTCCAAAATGTTGAAGAACTATTTGGAGGTGATCAAGATCCAATCAGGGCTATGCTTGATGATAAAGACGGCACATGCTCTTACATAAAGAAGGATTTGTCCCATGATACATCAGATAATGGGCATGCAAGTGCTATGGAG GATGCCTCGGCGGCTTCTTCTGTTTACATCACTCGATCGGCTCATATGGACAGAGACATAGGTCCTTCCAACCAAGTTCATAATCTTCCAGGAAGCGCAGATTGTCCTCGTCCAATTCGACCATCTTATTCAACTTTGTCATTCTCTCTTTCGAGGTTTAGTGCTGAGAGCAGTGGCACTGATTGTCTTGATGGCGGAATTTCTCCTTACATTACAGGAGGGGAACCTTCATATAATTCACCTTACCTTGAGGGTGCACATCTGGAGGCCAGAGAAATTGCCATGATGAGgtacaaagagaagaagaagtctCGACT gcATGAAAACAAAATTCGTTACCCCTCTCGGAAAGCTAGAGCTGATATTCGGAAGCGGGTAAAAGGAAGATTTGTGAAGAAAGAGAATTATGATTCTGATAGCATTGATGTGACAAGAAGCTATTAG